The following are from one region of the Lytechinus variegatus isolate NC3 chromosome 4, Lvar_3.0, whole genome shotgun sequence genome:
- the LOC121412851 gene encoding cell adhesion molecule 4-like: MALQFLLLLCSIIALTNAVIFTSEPEDLMVDQGSRFHLNCAIHGLLANQEVVWRKNNISISIGADVMGDHLIVDLKRYRVVQDITQGSYQLNVFDIARMDDGVYQCVVYNNTGIHLHEVAAQSRTATVTVYYTPVKKYPYCPFGEASRELNVGENIPACISEKGLPPVMLELQGAFDDLPATHTDYSTVPGFAVLTMNVSEADEGRTYTCRARSSDFQFYTSTCDVGPLRVVYPPRVAIRPIKAVPSVGDEAVFVCEIVANPQPTSIVWSFIPPMDKSRYRLYDENRTLEIVRIREHDDNRILVCSAGNRKGNASSERVVALSKTHRPRGSDPHAPNERQHDQDRFLFTRCSDANAVIVACLIALAILFLVFVFVVCCRTKTLKMPTTQNFGGNKCSSSPDLSSETVSLVSLKTGVPQVYGIDDDDDVIDDDCDGDGGGGGDDYEGR; the protein is encoded by the exons ATGGCTTTACAGTTTTTACTGCTTTTGTGCTCTATCATTGCATTGACCAATGCCGTGATTTTCACAAGTGAGCCCGAGGACCTAATGGTCGACCAGGGGTCTCGATTCCACCTCAACTGTGCCATCCACGGACTCCTTGCAAACCAAGAGGTCGTCTGGAGGAAGAACAACATCTCCATCAGCATCGGTGCCGACGTGATGGGTGACCACCTCATCGTCGACCTCAAGAGATACCGTGTCGTCCAGGACATCACCCAGGGGTCGTACCAACTGAATGTCTTTGACATCGCAAGAATGGACGATGGTGTGTACCAGTGCGTGGTGTACAACAACACTGGCATCCACCTTCATGAAGTGGCTGCCCAGTCTCGGACAGCCACGGTCACTGTCTACTACACACCTGTCAAGAAGTACCCCTACTGTCCTTTTGGTGAAGCATCCAGGGAACTGAATGTTGGTGAGAACATCCCAGCTTGTATATCAGAGAAGGGACTCCCACCGGTGATGCTCGAGCTCCAGGGTGCCTTCGATGATTTGCCTGCGACTCACACAGATTACTCAACAGTCCCAGGGTTTGCCGTCTTGACGATGAATGTATCGGAAGCTGATGAAGGAAGGACGTATACTTGCCGTGCAAGAAGTTCGGATTTCCAATTCTATACGAGTACATGTGATGTCGGACCTCTACGGGTGGTTTACCCGCCGCGTGTTGCGATCAGACCGATCAAGGCAGTCCCGTCGGTCGGTGACGAAGCCGTCTTCGTATGCGAGATCGTTGCTAATCCTCAACCAACCAGCATCGTGTGGTCGTTCATCCCGCCAATGGATAAATCACGATATCGGCTTTATGATGAGAACAGAACCTTGGAGATCGTACGCATTCGTGAACATGACGATAACCGCATACTCGTCTGCTCCGCAGGGAATCGTAAGGGCAATGCGTCCTCGGAGCGAGTCGTTGCGCTCTCAAAGACCCACCGTCCTCGGGGATCGGACCCACATGCTCCAAACGAAAGACAACACGACCAAGATCGCTTCCTTTTCACACGATGCAGTGACGCCAATGCCGTGATCGTAGCTTGCCTGATCGCCCTCGCCATTCTCTTTCTCGTATTCGTGTTCGTGGTTTGCTGTCGAACGAAGACTT TGAAGATGCCAACGACTCAAAACTTTGGAGGAAACAAGTGTTCAAGTTCTCCTGATCTATCATCGGAAACTGTTTCATTGGTGTCACTAAAAACTGGAGTACCGCAG GTATATGGTATTGACGACGATGACGATGTCATTGATGATGACTGTGATGGTGATGGCGGTGGTGGAGGTGATGACTATGaaggaagatga